The Solenopsis invicta isolate M01_SB chromosome 12, UNIL_Sinv_3.0, whole genome shotgun sequence DNA window CACAGAAAGAGATCAGACAAGCTTTTATTAGATTGTCGAAACAAGTATGTAGcgttctaaataatttttactaggAAAATTCATTATACatgaattttcaatttgtacagTATTATGATACCTGTAAACGACACTTTCTTTccatttttactattttgttttatatcatAAAGTACGTATTTACGTTTGCTAGCTGCATCCTGATACTAGTGGAAAACAAGGTCATGCTGATTTTGTGAGGTTAAATGAAGCATACAAGATCCTGGGAAAAGAAAATACTAGACGccaatatgattttattttgaaatacgaTAGATATAACCCATCCTATACACATAATTCGCACGATAGGTAAGTTATATTGAttccttcttaaaaaaaaaacattgttttgtGAAATAAGCAATAATAGCACTAAGTCACTTTTTTAGTCACGATTTTTACTTTTGCATTTTTGAATTTACACCTTatcaaaaaaatctataatttctaGTTTCTTGATAcattaattgaatcaaattatAATTCAGTATTTACTCTTGATATAACAAaactgaaatttaatattttttttatataattttttgtaatcaagCTATAATCAAAAgacttgtttttgtaattaattttatattgtacataaataaattattgtaggCAATATGGAAGTCAATGGGAATATGAGGTACGTACAGCCGGAGGACCATGGCCACCACCTCAACGCGAGCCAAATGCATACTTTGGTCTTCTCATTGCCCTCGCATGTTTTGGGTTAGgtttgtttcaatttattttcatgttttattcTATGAAAGTGAGAAAGATAGTAATTTTGCGAAATGCGCAAATAGAATATGAATACCAACAAATTCGAGACTCAgcacttattaaaaatagtaaccACTCTGCTTTAAAGGATATCAATTCCATTGAGGATCTTGACGAATACTTGACTAAAAATAATAGTGaatgttaacaaatattttattagaaattatacagTGTTTATAAGAGATATCAATGTATTGTTTCTTGTTTTTTGATATCCTTTTTGTTCCTATTGCACCAAAAATAGATCCTATTCAGATTGTTATAGAGAAAtgactttatattttttgggtcctttttataaaaatttgtttatctacttgtaataaacaaaattttaagcaatatgctcaatacattatattaaaccTATAAAATATGATCTTTTCTAATACCTCAATTAtgtacttgaaaattatttttatgatatattttatatatccaataaataaaatgacatcaaatgacgttttaataatattttaataacatcttTGACATCAATAAAATGTCATTGAAACATTATTTGATATCAAGTATATATAATGAGGAAAAGTTGCtacaataagaaaattattttaaaataacacaatatttCACGTATATTTGACAATAAATTTTGGATGTTACTAAATAGACAAAAATGAATTACATTCtttacatttacaattttaaattatatacacgCACATATTGGcgatatataatacatttgcgtcaatataataattatttgcatagACATATCTATACTGTCTTCTAATAGAATTTTTCGAAATAGTTACTATATTTACAGTGGTTTAGTATTAcacttatataataatatacaatttatacgtgtattatacagtaatataaaatgtttcatttattgttctttttgtaatgcaaatcgctatacatttttaatataacatctTATTTCTTTGTCATTCTTCACGTCAACCTCTCATTCATTCGAGATATTTCTCTTCAATTTCatcttttaactttattcttataatttctttGCATATGTGAGAGCCTCTACGTGAGGTGACGCGGGTGAAAAGATTGGTTTTTCATTTTCATCCACATAGTCGCTATAATTAAGCTTGTATATCTGCTCGAAGCCAAGTCGCTCGCATATCTTACTAGAGAAAAAGGACGTACAGTCTGCCCTGAGATAATGAAATCCTTGCTGCTTTGCGATTTCTctgtaatttataaatagatCAAAAATATATCGCTTGCTCTTGAATACATCTAATATTTGAATAGATCTCTAAACATATTTCCAGACATTAAGGTGATACCTACTCTATCTTTTCTATAAGAGCTTTTGCGACACCTTTTCCTCTCCAATTTGTGTCCACTGAAACTATTCTGATCTCCAAAACGTTGGAATCCCGAAATTGTCCACCGACGATTACACCTTTGTCTAATTggtgcaataattttaatatcttcttaAATTTCGCATTTTTACACAATCGTATGTATTCTGGTTCTTCGTTTGACAAAGGAGCCATTTTGCCTGTAAAAAGTAACTATAAATCCACGTTATTTATACTACATCTACAgctacataattaatttttattaaaatgtatttaataagtacatttataagtacatatatattacatttaataaaaagaattattgctgtaatacatgtaaaaatacataattattaagttaattattaagtgattaattaatagttttttttccaTTGATTAATCACACctataaatagttatttttagcattttgaataattttttctactttttaatacttattgagagcaaaattaaaaaattattttaatagatatattctcgtgtacacacgcgcgcgcgcacgcacgcacgcacgcacgcacgcacgcacgcacgcacgcacgcacgcacgcacgcacgcacgcacgcatatatAAAATCGTGCACTTTGCGTTTTGTATTTTGCATATTATCTTAATGACATCAATTATCGTACATGATAAGCCaagaattaaattaagatataaTGTAATACTAGTGTATAAATTAGTATAATATAATGTGTAACTTTTACTCAATCTCAAGTCACTCTTCATAACTGATCAAAGATCGTGATTTCAATTTGATGCGTGCTAATACATGCTTCATAACTATCTTAACAAAAGTATTCTTAGTAGTTTGCCATTGCCTTCCGAgagatcaattaaaaatttgatattattctgAGTGAAATCTGGATCTTTTCGACCTAGAAAGCAGACGCAACTCTACACCACAATCATCACATTGTGTAACAattaagtatctaaaaattcttATAGGCTTCTACATAGAATGATTTAATTTGTTCCGTCATTTAccaataatttacatattttttatgaaatgttttaatgttCTGTCATGAAAAAAccaattcttaattaaatatttgcatgTAATAATAGTCATGTTATCTAACGGAAATTTCAAAGTATCTGAATATAAAgtctttctaaatataaaacacaATGTAGCTGTATTTCCAGTTTTTAATGAaggaatatatttttcaacttgtaGCAATGTGTTACGTAAGACTTTTTTTATCTacattgcaaattaataattctgcatattaaaatatgaaacgaATGAGATATCAGGTCCAATTAATCTAtctttaataatgttaaattatgctaaaaatttatttttactatgtaCTTCTCAATAATACTTCTTcacttgtaaatataatatttaaaaattttttttacaatgtttgttCTTTtccattcttttatttaaaaatattactactttaaagaattattatcaatttgatAAGATACCTTTCTttgacttttaataatattttgctacTCTTACTCCTATTATCCGATTTAATTatcatgttattatttatttattcttattgatttgaaattgtatctttaacatttttgcaGCACCGTTAGCAGTTCACACATGTGTGATGcgtaattttgaaatgtaatttCGTATCGCGTGGCTTGTGCATTTTAATGTAGATACATATCTATCAGCAGATTACGTGATGTAATTATCTATTTCAAGTCATAACCGGTATCGTATAATAACTCACGGTACTATTCGAGACCCGTAGCATTTTACGTAACATTGAACGGTACCATTGTATATTTCTTTGGTCTCTTATCTTAGTATGCATTTATTTGAATACAGTTAAGATTCAAGTCAACTGATAATTTTTGCATCTGCTCAAACGAGATGACACACTTGTATTTCAATAGGATAGCGAtacatgtacattttttaagttgttcatatattaacaaatatagttAAATTTACCTAAAAAAGTAGTGATATGCATGTATTAATATAGTTGTTTTGATTGCAAATATCAGAAAAATGagcaaaaatgatatttaatacaatattatagaCGATAGacagtaaaataatttcaattacttggatgatattaaaaataaatataaatattaaatattttcgagcaataattagaaaaacaaaaataatacaaactcttattttcattaaaaaacaaGATAATTAACAAGAAAAAACAGGCTATCAAGAGTCAAGTGCGCAacactaattaaaaaatctatttttgcgTTATTCAACACTTTTGTGAAAATTATATGCTTGATGATTATCACTCGGAAGATACAGTGCCTACGTTCAACAGATAAAACGGCTCAGTGAGCattctaataattattctttactGCGATTGGTTTCTACATAAGATCCAGTGAAAAACTATAAAGGcaagattattatataaaaaaaaattactgaaaatttaCTGAGCTGTTCTATCTGCTGAATGCGGCCAATGAAACGACTAATTTAAATGACGTAAAGTCagatgacaaaaatatttgtaagcCATGTTTTCGAGGAAAGACATCACTTTTATAAAAAGAGTTCATAGAGTACTCATAaagcgaataaaaaattaacgtcACAACTTTACCATTGAGCAGAACTCCGATAATTGCACCACTCGTAGAGACTGCCATTAGACTCAAGTTATTTTCGAACGAGGAGTGACTGCAATAGTCTTCCAGTTCTGTGCATGTACTGTCCTCACCCTCCGGAATTAATTGGATGCTCTGATTGAGCGGTTCATCTCTAAAGAAGAATCTCCTCAGGAACTTCAGCACCCTCAGTTTGTCAtccttattaattatttcgatatGATAATCCATACCGTTGTTCGATCCGTCAACCGAATCGGAcaactgaaataaaaatgttacaaaaataagaatcgTAAAGTTGGATAGGCTCCGAGTAATAAATTAAGAATGATGTGTAATGCCAAATAAGAGCCAAACACAAGGTCTTCTAGTGTGAAATCGTGTATTCCTCCCCAAGAATCATTTTACATACGTTTCGGTCTCTGATTCGGACCATCCTCAATGTGACAaagcaaattaaatatttcgctCAACTCGACATCCTATTCTCATGGTCTTAGTCCATCACGATTTCACACTAGAAGACCTTGTGTTTGGCATTGTGCTCTTATTTGGCATTGCACATCActcttaaaaataagaatattatgaGATTTTTACGAAAATTATTTGACATTATTCTGAGACagtaaattacaatattacgaTACGATATTTAGAAGCTGATGTTAtttcttcagaaattaaaaatattactaattaatattttacaaaaacgcAGTCGATATTTGACGAAATTATCAGacaaattattgatattaaacgGTGTTATTTGATGATTGATTGAtttgatgatattttaattagaattaaccATACATAGAGTTAACCGGAACATGAAACGTGCGTCGTGCAATTCTGACAATGAGAAAAGTAAATTCAGCATAATTTGCGCGGAACGCTGTGACACGATCCCCGAGTCGAGGATTCGGAAGAGACTTTTATACATGGGAATGATGCGCCAGTTTATTACACCGCATGTCACGTCGACATGCGTGAGACATTCTCATTTATCCAATGCGTTTTATCACGATCGGTCCATTACGCGGTCAACGTCACCCAACGCTAATTTGTCATTGATCTACTTCCAAGCAGTGATTTATAAGAGTTGATAAAAGCGCGCTTGCAAGCGGATGCGATGTGCATTTTGACACGACAGTCTTGCAAACAGCATaactgtttataa harbors:
- the LOC105198497 gene encoding dopamine N-acetyltransferase isoform X2; the protein is MADVRSSGQLSDSVDGSNNGMDYHIEIINKDDKLRVLKFLRRFFFRDEPLNQSIQLIPEGEDSTCTELEDYCSHSSFENNLSLMAVSTSGAIIGVLLNGKMAPLSNEEPEYIRLCKNAKFKKILKLLHQLDKGVIVGGQFRDSNVLEIRIVSVDTNWRGKGVAKALIEKIEEIAKQQGFHYLRADCTSFFSSKICERLGFEQIYKLNYSDYVDENEKPIFSPASPHVEALTYAKKL
- the LOC105198497 gene encoding dopamine N-acetyltransferase isoform X4 — protein: MDYHIEIINKDDKLRVLKFLRRFFFRDEPLNQSIQLIPEGEDSTCTELEDYCSHSSFENNLSLMAVSTSGAIIGVLLNGKMAPLSNEEPEYIRLCKNAKFKKILKLLHQLDKGVIVGGQFRDSNVLEIRIVSVDTNWRGKGVAKALIEKIEEIAKQQGFHYLRADCTSFFSSKICERLGFEQIYKLNYSDYVDENEKPIFSPASPHVEALTYAKKL
- the LOC105198496 gene encoding dnaJ homolog subfamily C member 4, giving the protein MAQFLRLCKPEVCCVARSYGTRRYQQNHYETLNVSPDASQKEIRQAFIRLSKQLHPDTSGKQGHADFVRLNEAYKILGKENTRRQYDFILKYDRYNPSYTHNSHDRQYGSQWEYEVRTAGGPWPPPQREPNAYFGLLIALACFGLGLFQFIFMFYSMKVRKIVILRNAQIEYEYQQIRDSALIKNSNHSALKDINSIEDLDEYLTKNNSEC
- the LOC105198497 gene encoding dopamine N-acetyltransferase isoform X1, encoding MENIRASNRVDAIRIDSDKATTTSFVKNAPRIARYSLSDSVDGSNNGMDYHIEIINKDDKLRVLKFLRRFFFRDEPLNQSIQLIPEGEDSTCTELEDYCSHSSFENNLSLMAVSTSGAIIGVLLNGKMAPLSNEEPEYIRLCKNAKFKKILKLLHQLDKGVIVGGQFRDSNVLEIRIVSVDTNWRGKGVAKALIEKIEEIAKQQGFHYLRADCTSFFSSKICERLGFEQIYKLNYSDYVDENEKPIFSPASPHVEALTYAKKL
- the LOC105198497 gene encoding dopamine N-acetyltransferase isoform X3, giving the protein MQQLSDSVDGSNNGMDYHIEIINKDDKLRVLKFLRRFFFRDEPLNQSIQLIPEGEDSTCTELEDYCSHSSFENNLSLMAVSTSGAIIGVLLNGKMAPLSNEEPEYIRLCKNAKFKKILKLLHQLDKGVIVGGQFRDSNVLEIRIVSVDTNWRGKGVAKALIEKIEEIAKQQGFHYLRADCTSFFSSKICERLGFEQIYKLNYSDYVDENEKPIFSPASPHVEALTYAKKL